A DNA window from Coffea arabica cultivar ET-39 chromosome 6c, Coffea Arabica ET-39 HiFi, whole genome shotgun sequence contains the following coding sequences:
- the LOC140008774 gene encoding uncharacterized protein: MAPYEALYGRRCRFPIHWDEVGERKIIDPATIPWVEEAYERVKVIRQRLQTAQSRQKSYADHRRRDLEFEIGDKVFLRITPMKGKIRAGKGKKLQPQYIGPFNILQRIGKVAYQLELPASLSRIHDVFNVSLLKKCHPDLTHILPPEDIELDESLTYEERPIQILDRKVKDLRNKQILLVKVLWKHHEVEEATWELEKDMEEKNPDLFTTKWFFSNSQVASSDPTCFHHIVPRGESY, from the exons atggccccatatgaagccTTGTATGGACGACGGTGTCGATTTCCaatccattgggatgaagtaggagagagaaagattATAGATCCGGCtacaataccatgggttgaggaagcTTACGAAAGGGTAAAGGTGATCCGCCAGAGACTTCAAACAGCCCAAAGCCGACAGAAGAgttatgccgatcatcggaggagggatttggagtttgagatAGGAGATAAGGTGTTTCTTCGGATTACCCCAATGAAAGGAAAGATTAgagcaggaaaagggaaaaagttgcaaccacaATACATAGGACCTTTCAATATACTCCAGCGAATAGGAAAGGTGGCTTATCAACTTGAGTTACCAGCTAGTTTGTCTCGGATCCATGACGTTTTCAATGtttctttgcttaagaaatGTCATCCAGATCTGACTCACATTTTGCCACCAGAAGATATTGAACTCGACGAGTCTTTAACCTATGAAGAACGACCCATTCAAAtattggatcgaaaggtgaaggacctAAGAAACAAACAGATTCTATTAGTAAAGGTTCTATGGAAGCatcatgaagtggaagaagcaacCTGGGAGCTAGAAAAAGACATGGAAGAGAAAAATCCCGACCTGTTCACGAcgaaat GGTTTTTCTCCAATTCTCAAGTTGCTTCCTCTGACCCAACATGCTTCCACCACATTGTTCCTAGAGGAGAATCTTACTAG